Proteins co-encoded in one Setaria viridis chromosome 9, Setaria_viridis_v4.0, whole genome shotgun sequence genomic window:
- the LOC117837090 gene encoding protein root UVB sensitive 3: MDASHPQGEAAAGWLTVEEWSGSSASALSRTAVLTASASSLTSHRFGSRWGRIGGRMLGAFVPEGFPGSVTPDYVPFQMWDTLQGLSTYIRAMLSTQALLGAIGVGEQSATVIGATFQWFLRDLTGMLGGILFTFYQGSNLDSNAKMWRLVADFMNDLGMLMDLLSPLFPSSLIVIMCLGSLSRSFTGVASGATRAALTQHFALAKNAADISAKEGSQETLATMVGMGLGMLLAHITRGHAFSVWASFLSLTMFHMYANYKAVKSLSLTTLNDERTSILLQHFKECGEVLAPQEVSQKEHILPFWSSWRKLIRIKLPHERVHLGAKASMLTHTDMLEIAKTGSHYENTNYLLLDKEGSVHIFIHKQAAPADVLKSFIHGLMLASSAWNVKSQHAEASRWMDEKYTTFISKLQAKGYSTERLLSHSIVWRARWLHGTLDEKLK; this comes from the exons atggacGCGTCGCACCCGCAGGGCGAGGCCGCGGCGGGGTGGTTGACGGTCGAGGAGTGGAGCGGCTCGTCCGCCTCCGCGCTCTCCCGCACCGCCGTcctcaccgcctccgcctcctctctcACCTCCCACAG GTTCGGCAGCCGGTGGGGGCGGATCGGCGGCCGCATGCTAGGCGCCTTCGTGCCCGAG GGCTTTCCTGGGAGCGTGACTCCGGATTACGTCCCTTTCCAGATGTGGGATACATTGCAA GGGCTCTCCACATACATCCGTGCAATGTTGTCTAcacaa GCTCTTTTAGGTGCGATCGGAGTGGGAGAACAATCTGCTACTGTCATAGGTGCTACTTTTCAG TGGTTTCTGAGGGATTTGACAGGAATGCTTGGAGGGATATTGTTCACCTTTTATCAG GGATCTAATCTTGATAGCAATGCAAAAATGTGGCGTCTAGTTGCAGACTTTATGAATGACCTTG GAATGTTGATGGACCTCTTAAGCCCTTTGTTTCCTTCATCATTGATAGTTATAATGTGCTTAGGCAGCCTATCTAGGTCATTCA CTGGTGTTGCTAGTGGAGCAACTAGAGCAGCATTAACACAGCATTTTGCACTTGCAAAAAATGCAGCTGATATTTCTGCGAAG GAGGGCAGTCAGGAGACACTTGCTACAATGGTAGGGATGGGATTGGGAATGCTGCTGGCTCACATAACCAGAGGTCATGCTTTCAGTGTATGGGCGTCATTCCTTTCTCTCACAATGTTCCACATGTATG CAAATTATAAGGCAGTCAAGTCACTTTCACTCACTACGCTAAACGATGAGAGAACTTCCATCCTACTACAGCACTTCAAGGAATGTGGCGAAG TTCTTGCACCGCAGGAGGTTTCTCAGAAGGAACATATTCTTCCTTTTTGGTCAAGCTGGAGGAAATTAATTAGAATTAAACTGCCACATGAGCGTGTGCACTTAGGTGCTAAAGCCTCTATGCTTACACATACTGACAT GTTGGAGATTGCAAAAACAGGATCCCACTATGAAAACA CCAACTACCTTTTGCTGGATAAGGAAGGCAGTGTTCACATTTTCATCCACAAGCAGGCAGCACCAGCTGATGTTTTGAAGTCCTTCATACATGGACTCATGCTAGCAAGTTCGGCGTGGAACGTCAAATCTCAGCATGCAGAGGCTAGTCGATGGATGGACGAGAAGTATACCACTTTTATCTCCAAG CTGCAGGCGAAGGGTTACTCAACAGAGCGCCTTCTGTCGCATTCAATTGTTTGGAGGGCACGCTGGCTTCACGGCACGCTGGATGAAAAGCTCAAGTAG
- the LOC117835136 gene encoding protein RIK isoform X1, with protein sequence MTEDRAHKATDEPAAAGRQRPERKKRKWDQPAEDLVSAAVKAAAVSGMPVINIGALPGVALPGVTAYGAATLPSVVPVPYSLPPHIAPLVLQNASAALQKLSQAKIPDEVIAREVVINDAEPSVRYKLTKRQTQEEIQRCTSTVIITRGKYHPPNGQPDGEKPLYLHISAGSQLKDTAERIKAVDRAASMIEEILKQGTISESTLVSYSSSSGQAVYPFSASIFLGFDADPSLNIAARIRGPNDQYINHIMKETGATVVIRGKNSENLGGCLGEASQQPLHLYLTSMHLKSLEAAKVLAENLLDTIAAEFGASRISSSKVYGAVPPPQQLLAGVDTSGARSDVHSTLSPNVLAGPSHSFASTGVIAPIVAPEVTLQSVAPTYSGVPPPSNMTCPIPSVNGGTFYSGYGDIYPQATPLQQVAFTLKHASSSTTQAVPVTSTSTSTVIKANSSSDVEADKRSRRKFQELPVSKGPTTENQNSQLGSKFIKTGLDSLCDITGSSIAPPKKVQPGPNGMLPPDQGDMPSHLSISYKIPPPPPKSMLLPPTKNMPPPSPRSMPPPPPKFPSNEMLSRNKSKTFASKELMEPPKDTRSVSPSQLPPKEPKEEKPKGGPLSDTLLKLMDYGDDNDDDDDDDIDVIDSVPKGNPTPCSEQKPFWAA encoded by the exons ATGACGGAGGACCGGGCCCACAAGGCCACCgacgagcccgccgccgcgggcagGCAAAGGCCTGAAAG gaagaagaggaagtggGATCAGCCCGCGGAGGACTTGGTCTCCGCGGCGGTGAAGGCTGCTGCCGTGTCGGGGATGCCCGTGATTAACATCGGCGCTCTTCCTGGCGTTGCACTGCCTGGCGTCACCGCCTATGGAGCTGCTACATTGCCTAGTGTAGTCCCTGTTCCTTATTCGTTGCCGCCGCATATTGCACCATTGGTGCTCCAGAATGCTTCTGCTGCACTTCAGAAATTGAGTCAG GCAAAAATACCAGATGAGGTCATAGCGCGGGAAGTTGTTATAAACGACGCTGAACCATCTGTGCGATATAAGCTTACAAAACGACAAACACAAGAAGAG ATTCAGAGATGCACAAGCACTGTCATCATTACCAG GGGAAAATATCACCCTCCAAATGGACAGCCTGATGGTGAGAAACCGCTCTATCTACATATCTCTGCTGGATCTCAG TTGAAAGATACCGCTGAGCGTATCAAGGCAGTTGACCGTGCGGCTTCAATGATTGAAGAAATATTGAAACAAGGCACAATCTCAGAGTCTACATTGGTCTCTTATTCTTCTAGCAGTGGACAG GCTGTTTATCCTTTTAGTGCCTCGATATTTTTGGGTTTTGATGCAGATCCATCATTAAACATCGCAGCTCGAATTCGTGGGCCAAAT GATCAGTACATAAATCACATCATGAAAGAAACAGGGGCAACCGTTGTAATAAGAGGAAAAAATTCAGAGAATCTTGGCGGTTGTCTTGGTGAAG CTTCACAGCAACCTCTACACCTATACCTCACAAGTATGCATTTAAAGAGCCTAGAAGCTGCAAAAGTTTTGGCAGAGAACCTCCTGGATACAATAGCAGCAGAATTCGGTGCTTCCAG AATTTCTTCTTCAAAAGTATATGGTGCTGTTCCACCTCCTCAGCAGTTGTTAGCTGGTGTAGATACCTCAGGAGCAAGATCGGATGTCCATTCTACTTTAAGTCCTAATGTGTTAGCAGGACCGTCACATTCCTTTGCATCTACTGGAGTTATTGCTCCCATTGTTGCTCCTGAAGTGACACTGCAATCTGTGGCTCCAACATATTCTGGGGTTCCACCACCCAGTAATATGACCTGTCCTATTCCATCAGTAAATGGTGGGACATTTTACAGTGGCTATGGAGATATTTATCCCCAAGCAACTCCATTGCAGCAAGTGGCATTCACACTCAAGCATGCCTCATCGTCGACAACTCAGGCTGTTCCAGTGACATCCACATCAACAAGCACGGTGATAAAAGCGAACTCAAGCTCGGATGTGGAAGCGGATAAACGTTCCAGAAGGAAATTCCAGGAACTACCAGTTTCCAAGGGTCCGACTACAGAAAATCAG AACTCACAACTGGGGTCCAAATTTATTAAGACAGGTCTAGATAGTTTATGTGACATTACTGGTTCATCAATTGCACCTCCAAAGAAAGTTCAGCCTGGACCAAATGGAATGCTTCCACCAGACCAAGGGGATATGCCCTCACATCTCTCTATATCGTATAAGataccaccaccacccccgaaGAGCATGCTGCTGCCTCCAACCAAAAACATGCCACCTCCATCACCCAGGAGcatgcctccacctccacccaaATTTCCTTCAAATGAGATGTTGTCAAGAAATAAGAGCAAGACTTTTGCATCGAAGGAGCTGATGGAACCTCCAAAGGATACAAGATCAGTCTCGCCATCTCAACTACCACCAAAGGAGCCTAAGGAGGAAAAACCAAAAGGCGGACCCTTATCTG ATACTTTGCTGAAGCTTATGGATTACGGAGATGataacgacgacgacgacgacgacgatatTGATGTCATAGACAGCGTACCTAAGGGCAATCCAACTCCTTGTTCAGAGCAGAAACCATTTTGGGCGGCTTAA
- the LOC117835136 gene encoding protein RIK isoform X2, which produces MTEDRAHKATDEPAAAGRQRPERKKRKWDQPAEDLVSAAVKAAAVSGMPVINIGALPGVALPGVTAYGAATLPSVVPVPYSLPPHIAPLVLQNASAALQKLSQAKIPDEVIAREVVINDAEPSVRYKLTKRQTQEEIQRCTSTVIITRGKYHPPNGQPDGEKPLYLHISAGSQLKDTAERIKAVDRAASMIEEILKQGTISESTLVSYSSSSGQAVYPFSASIFLGFDADPSLNIAARIRGPNDQYINHIMKETGATVVIRGKNSENLGGCLGEASQQPLHLYLTSMHLKSLEAAKVLAENLLDTIAAEFGASRISSSKVYGAVPPPQQLLAGVDTSGARSDVHSTLSPNVLAGPSHSFASTGVIAPIVAPEVTLQSVAPTYSGVPPPSNMTCPIPSVNGGTFYSGYGDIYPQATPLQQVAFTLKHASSSTTQAVPVTSTSTSTVIKANSSSDVEADKRSRRKFQELPVSKGPTTENQVFSLTLSEAHRW; this is translated from the exons ATGACGGAGGACCGGGCCCACAAGGCCACCgacgagcccgccgccgcgggcagGCAAAGGCCTGAAAG gaagaagaggaagtggGATCAGCCCGCGGAGGACTTGGTCTCCGCGGCGGTGAAGGCTGCTGCCGTGTCGGGGATGCCCGTGATTAACATCGGCGCTCTTCCTGGCGTTGCACTGCCTGGCGTCACCGCCTATGGAGCTGCTACATTGCCTAGTGTAGTCCCTGTTCCTTATTCGTTGCCGCCGCATATTGCACCATTGGTGCTCCAGAATGCTTCTGCTGCACTTCAGAAATTGAGTCAG GCAAAAATACCAGATGAGGTCATAGCGCGGGAAGTTGTTATAAACGACGCTGAACCATCTGTGCGATATAAGCTTACAAAACGACAAACACAAGAAGAG ATTCAGAGATGCACAAGCACTGTCATCATTACCAG GGGAAAATATCACCCTCCAAATGGACAGCCTGATGGTGAGAAACCGCTCTATCTACATATCTCTGCTGGATCTCAG TTGAAAGATACCGCTGAGCGTATCAAGGCAGTTGACCGTGCGGCTTCAATGATTGAAGAAATATTGAAACAAGGCACAATCTCAGAGTCTACATTGGTCTCTTATTCTTCTAGCAGTGGACAG GCTGTTTATCCTTTTAGTGCCTCGATATTTTTGGGTTTTGATGCAGATCCATCATTAAACATCGCAGCTCGAATTCGTGGGCCAAAT GATCAGTACATAAATCACATCATGAAAGAAACAGGGGCAACCGTTGTAATAAGAGGAAAAAATTCAGAGAATCTTGGCGGTTGTCTTGGTGAAG CTTCACAGCAACCTCTACACCTATACCTCACAAGTATGCATTTAAAGAGCCTAGAAGCTGCAAAAGTTTTGGCAGAGAACCTCCTGGATACAATAGCAGCAGAATTCGGTGCTTCCAG AATTTCTTCTTCAAAAGTATATGGTGCTGTTCCACCTCCTCAGCAGTTGTTAGCTGGTGTAGATACCTCAGGAGCAAGATCGGATGTCCATTCTACTTTAAGTCCTAATGTGTTAGCAGGACCGTCACATTCCTTTGCATCTACTGGAGTTATTGCTCCCATTGTTGCTCCTGAAGTGACACTGCAATCTGTGGCTCCAACATATTCTGGGGTTCCACCACCCAGTAATATGACCTGTCCTATTCCATCAGTAAATGGTGGGACATTTTACAGTGGCTATGGAGATATTTATCCCCAAGCAACTCCATTGCAGCAAGTGGCATTCACACTCAAGCATGCCTCATCGTCGACAACTCAGGCTGTTCCAGTGACATCCACATCAACAAGCACGGTGATAAAAGCGAACTCAAGCTCGGATGTGGAAGCGGATAAACGTTCCAGAAGGAAATTCCAGGAACTACCAGTTTCCAAGGGTCCGACTACAGAAAATCAG GTATTTTCTCTGACCTTGTCTGAAGCTCACAGGTGGTAA
- the LOC117837091 gene encoding uncharacterized protein isoform X2, whose product MMHPVDTLKTRLQSQAIMTGAKAQKNIFQMLRTVWASDGLRGFYRGISPGVTGSLATGATYFGVIESTKTWLENANPNLSGHWSHFIAGAIGDTLGSFVYVPCEVMKQRMQVQGTQKSWASAAAKGSISQAHGAQMYGYYNGMLHAGCSIWRDHGLKGLYAGYWSTLARDVPFAGLMVTFYEAMKELTEYGKTKYLPHSDLDVSNSFEGLVLGGLAGGCSAYLTTPLDVIKTRLQVQGPTSRYNGWLDAITKTWTSEGARGLFKGSVPRIIWYIPASAFTFMAVEFLRDRFNDKVDTDARELATLSIDARSEVEKAA is encoded by the exons ATGATGCATCCTGTTGACACTCTGAAAACAAGGCTTCAGAGTCAGGCTATAATGACAGGGGCTAAG GCTCAGAAGAACATATTCCAGATGCTCAGGACAGTTTGGGCTTCTGATGGTCTGAGAG GTTTTTACAGAGGAATCAGCCCAGGTGTTACTGGATCACTTGCGACTGGCGCAACATACTTCGGTGTTATTGAATCAACTAAGACATGGCTGGAGAATGCTAATCCTAATCTAAGTGGACACTGGTCACATTTTATTGCTGGAGCAATCG GTGATAcacttggatcctttgtataTGTGCCTTGCGAAGTCATGAAACAAAGAATGCAAGTCCAAGGCACCCAAAAATCTTGGGCATCAGCTGCAGCTAAAGGAAGTATTTCTCAAGCTCATGGGGCTCAGATGTATGGGTACTACAATGGAATGCTCCATGCTGGTTGTTCTATCTGGAGAGATCATGGTCTGAAGGGGCTTTATGCAGG ATACTGGTCTACGCTTGCCAGAGATGTCCCTTTTGCTGGTCTAATG GTCACTTTCTATGAAGCAATGAAAGAATTGACTGAATATGGGAAAACAAAGTATTTGCCACACAGTGATCTGGATGTCAGCAACTCCTTTGAAGGCCTTGTTTTAGGAGGATTGGCAGGCG GCTGTAGTGCATACTTGACAACCCCCTTGGACGTGATTAAGACAAGACTGCAAGTACAAGGACCAACATCTAG GTACAATGGGTGGCTGGATGCTATAACAAAGACATGGACTTCCGAGGGGGCGCGTGGCTTGTTCAAGGGAAGCGTTCCTAGAATAATCTGGTACATCCCTGCATCAGCATTCACTTTCATGGCAGTGGAATTCCTAAGGGACCGTTTCAACGACAAGGTCGACACAGATGCCCGTGAACTAGCCACCCTGTCAATCGACGCCAGATCAGAAGTTGAGAAAGCAGCTTAA
- the LOC117837091 gene encoding uncharacterized protein isoform X1, with the protein MEASPSSPPAPGAAAAAAAGVGGRSPTSLPPSPHLTNFFVWREFVWGGIAGAFGEGMMHPVDTLKTRLQSQAIMTGAKAQKNIFQMLRTVWASDGLRGFYRGISPGVTGSLATGATYFGVIESTKTWLENANPNLSGHWSHFIAGAIGDTLGSFVYVPCEVMKQRMQVQGTQKSWASAAAKGSISQAHGAQMYGYYNGMLHAGCSIWRDHGLKGLYAGYWSTLARDVPFAGLMVTFYEAMKELTEYGKTKYLPHSDLDVSNSFEGLVLGGLAGGCSAYLTTPLDVIKTRLQVQGPTSRYNGWLDAITKTWTSEGARGLFKGSVPRIIWYIPASAFTFMAVEFLRDRFNDKVDTDARELATLSIDARSEVEKAA; encoded by the exons ATGGAGGCGTCTCCGTCCTCTCCCCCTGCCCCCGGCgccgcagctgcagccgccgctGGAGTCGGTGGTCGGAGCCCGACCTCCCTACCGCCGTCTCCTCACCTCACCAACTTCTTCG TATGGAGGGAATTTGTATGGGGAGGAATTGCAGGCGCGTTTGGGGAAGGCATGATGCATCCTGTTGACACTCTGAAAACAAGGCTTCAGAGTCAGGCTATAATGACAGGGGCTAAG GCTCAGAAGAACATATTCCAGATGCTCAGGACAGTTTGGGCTTCTGATGGTCTGAGAG GTTTTTACAGAGGAATCAGCCCAGGTGTTACTGGATCACTTGCGACTGGCGCAACATACTTCGGTGTTATTGAATCAACTAAGACATGGCTGGAGAATGCTAATCCTAATCTAAGTGGACACTGGTCACATTTTATTGCTGGAGCAATCG GTGATAcacttggatcctttgtataTGTGCCTTGCGAAGTCATGAAACAAAGAATGCAAGTCCAAGGCACCCAAAAATCTTGGGCATCAGCTGCAGCTAAAGGAAGTATTTCTCAAGCTCATGGGGCTCAGATGTATGGGTACTACAATGGAATGCTCCATGCTGGTTGTTCTATCTGGAGAGATCATGGTCTGAAGGGGCTTTATGCAGG ATACTGGTCTACGCTTGCCAGAGATGTCCCTTTTGCTGGTCTAATG GTCACTTTCTATGAAGCAATGAAAGAATTGACTGAATATGGGAAAACAAAGTATTTGCCACACAGTGATCTGGATGTCAGCAACTCCTTTGAAGGCCTTGTTTTAGGAGGATTGGCAGGCG GCTGTAGTGCATACTTGACAACCCCCTTGGACGTGATTAAGACAAGACTGCAAGTACAAGGACCAACATCTAG GTACAATGGGTGGCTGGATGCTATAACAAAGACATGGACTTCCGAGGGGGCGCGTGGCTTGTTCAAGGGAAGCGTTCCTAGAATAATCTGGTACATCCCTGCATCAGCATTCACTTTCATGGCAGTGGAATTCCTAAGGGACCGTTTCAACGACAAGGTCGACACAGATGCCCGTGAACTAGCCACCCTGTCAATCGACGCCAGATCAGAAGTTGAGAAAGCAGCTTAA
- the LOC117835141 gene encoding ATP synthase subunit gamma, mitochondrial: MAMAALRREGRRLLLSPTVPIPSPAAAAARSSVVSPSEMAPLGARFVSTQIVRNRMKTVKNIQKITKAMKMVAASKLRAVQTRTENSRGLWQPFTALLGDAPSVDVKKNVIVTITSDKGLCGGINSTSVKVSRALHKLTSGPEKESTYVVLGEKGKVQLVRDSKKSIEMTITELQKNPINYTQIAVLADDILKNVEYDALRVIFNKFQSVISFKPTVATILSPEVAEKESEAGGKMGDLDSYEIEGGETKAEILQNLSEFQFSCVLYNGALENACSELGARMSAMDSSSRNAGDMLDRLTLTYNRTRQASITTELIEIISGASALEG; encoded by the exons atggcgatggcggcgctgcGACGCGAGGGgaggcgcctcctcctctcccccaccgTCCCCATCCCctccccggcggccgcggccgcgcggtcCTCCGTCGTCTCTCCATC GGAGATGGCTCCACTTGGTGCGCGGTTCGTTTCAACTCAAATTG TTAGGAACCGGATGAAGACTGTCAAGAACATTCAGAAGATCACAAAGGCTATGAAGATGGTTGCAGCGTCAAAGCTTCGGGCTGTTCAGACAAGGACTGAGAATTCGCGTGGCCTGTGGCAGCCGTTTACTGCCCTTCTTGGGGATGCTCCCA GCGTTGATGTCAAGAAGAATGTCATCGTGACCATTACCTCTGACAAGGGACTCTGTGGTGGCATTAATTCAACATCAGTGAAAGTTAGCAGGGCCCTTCACAAATTGACATCTG GTCCAGAGAAAGAGAGTACGTATGTCGTACTAGGAGAAAAAGGCAAAGTGCAGCTGGTGCGTGACTCGAAGAAAAGCATTGAAATGACCATAACTGAACTACAGAAGAACCCTATCAACTATACACAG ATTGCTGTGCTCGCGGATGACATCTTGAAAAACGTGGAATATGATGCTCTGAGGGTTATTTTCAACAAGTTCCAGTCTGTGATATCATTTAAGCCCACAGTGGCAACAATACTGTCCCCTGAG GTTGCAGAAAAAGAATCAGAAGCTGGTGGGAAGATGGGTGACCTGGATTCTTATGAAATTGAAGGTGGCGAGACAAAAGCAGAGATATTGCAGAATCTTTCTGAGTTCCAGTTTTCTTGT GTCCTCTACAATGGTGCCCTAGAGAATGCGTGCAGTGAGCTTGGAGCCCGCATGTCTGCCATGGACAGCTCTAGCAGAAATGCTGGCGATATGCTAGACCGTCTCACTCTCACTTACAACAG GACACGCCAAGCATCCATCACTACTGAGCTCATTGAGATTATATCTGGTGCATCTGCCCTTGAAGGATGA
- the LOC117835138 gene encoding probable inactive purple acid phosphatase 1: MMQSLPRTAVAVAVYALVALTAAAAGGGEQPLSRIAIHRATVAPQPGAFVDASPALLGLQGKDREWVTVTYSNPKPSKDDWIGVFSPANFNDSICPSENQWVEAPLLCTAPIKFQFANYTSRDYGNTGKGSLRLQLINQREDFSFALFSGGLSNPKLIAHSKSVTFINPKAPVYPRLAQGKSWNEMTVTWTSGYGTNEATPFVRWGIQGQIQILSPAGTLTFSRNTMCGPPARTVGWRDPGFIHTSFLRDLWPNSMYTYQIGHRLFDGSIVWGHQYSFKAPPYPGEDSLQRVVIFGDMGKAEVDGSNEFNDFEPGSLNTTNQLIKDLKNFDVVFHIGDITYANGYLSQWDQFTAQVEPIASTVPYMVGSGNHERDWPGSGSFYGNLDSGGECGVPAQNMFYVPAENREQFWYSMDYGMFRFCIANTELDWRPGTEQYKFIEHCLSSVDRQKQPWLIFLAHRVLGYSSATFYADEGTTEEPMGRESLQSLWQKYKVDIAMYGHVHGYERTCPVYENVCVAKGSDRYTGAFTATTHVVVGGGGASLADYTAARARWSHARDRDFGFAKLTAFNHTTLLFEYKKSRDGSVHDHFTVSRDYRDVLACGVDNCPSTTLAS; this comes from the exons ATGATGCAGTCGCTGCCTAGAACGGCCGTAGCGGTGGCGGTGTATGCGCTGGTCGCCCTTACCGCAgccgcggcgggaggcggcgagcAGCCGCTGTCGAGGATCGCCATCCACCGCGCCACCGTCGCGCCCCAACCCGGCGCCTTCGTCGACGCGTCGCCGGCCCTTCTCGGCCTGCAG GGGAAGGACAGAGAATGGGTGACCGTCACATATAGCAACCCCAAACCTTCGAAGGATGACTGGATTGGAGTGTTCTCGCCTGCTAATTTCAA TGATTCCATTTGTCCATCAGAGAACCAATGGGTGGAGGCCCCTCTTTTATGCACAGCTCCTATTAAG TTCCAATTTGCAAACTACACGAGTCGTGACTATGGAAACACTGGAAAGGGATCCTTGAGACTTCAGCTGATAAATCAGAGAGAGGATTTCTCATTTGCATTGTTCTCTGGAGGCCTCTCGAAT CCTAAGCTCATCGCGCACTCAAAAAGTGTTACTTTCATCAACCCAAAGGCTCCCGTATACCCACGCCTAGCCCAAGGAAAATCCTGGAATGAA ATGACAGTGACATGGACAAGTGGCTATGGTACCAATGAGGCTACACCATTTGTCAGATGGGGCATACAAGGACAAATCCAAATCCTTTCTCCTGCAGGCACCCTTACTTTTAGTCGCAACACCATGTGTG GTCCTCCTGCAAGGACAGTTGGTTGGCGTGATCCTGGTTTCATACACACAAGTTTTCTCAGGGACTTATGGCCTAATTCCAT GTATACGTACCAAATTGGGCATCGGCTATTTGATGGTTCTATTGTTTGGGGACATCAATATAGCTTCAAAGCACCTCCTTATCCTGGGGAAGACTCTTTGCAACGTGTTGTGATTTTTGGGGATATGGGGAAG GCTGAGGTTGATGGTTCAAATGAGTTCAATGACTTTGAGCCTGGTTCACTTAACACAACGAACCAGCTAATCAAAGACTTGAAGAATTTTGACGTGGTTTTCCATATTGGGGACATCACGTATGCCAATGGATATCTGTCACAGTGGGATCAATTCACTGCACAGGTTGAACCCATTGCTTCTACTGTGCCTTACATGGTTGGGAG TGGTAACCACGAAAGAGATTGGCCTGGATCGGGATCGTTCTATGGGAACCTGGACTCTGGTGGTGAATGCGGAGTGCCAGCTCAGAACATGTTCTATGTGCCAGCAGAAAACCGTGAGCAGTTCTG GTACTCGATGGATTATGGGATGTTCCGTTTCTGCATAGCCAACACCGAGTTGGACTGGAGGCCAGGTACAGAGCAGTACAAGTTCATCGAGCACTGCCTGTCATCTGTTGATCGGCAGAAACAGCCTTGGCTCATCTTCCTTGCGCACCGCGTCCTTGGCTACTCATCGGCCACCTTCTACGCCGACGAAGGAACGACCGAGGAGCCCATGGGACGAGAGAGCCTCCAGTCACTCTGGCAGAAGTACAAGGTCGACATTGCTATGTACGGCCACGTCCACGGCTACGAACGAACCTGCCCAGTATATGAG AACGTGTGCGTGGCCAAGGGGTCGGACCGCTACACCGGCGCCTTCACGGCGACGACGCACGTTGtggtcgggggcggcggcgcgagcctCGCCGACTACACGGCCGCCCGGGCGCGGTGGAGCCACGCGCGGGACCGCGATTTCGGCTTCGCCAAGCTGACGGCGTTCAACCACACGACGCTGCTGTTCGAGTACAAGAAGAGCCGGGACGGCAGCGTGCACGACCACTTCACCGTCTCCCGCGACTACCGCGACGTCCTGGCCTGCGGCGTCGACAACTGCCCCAGCACCACCTTGGCGTCATAG